A stretch of DNA from Raphanus sativus cultivar WK10039 unplaced genomic scaffold, ASM80110v3 Scaffold0875, whole genome shotgun sequence:
tatattttgtattttgtattccAGGGAACAAATTTAAAGTTCCACCACCTGACGAAGTTCAACATGACTAATAACTGTATCTCCTCATACCGCATCACTTTGGTTGCTTATGATCCAGTGACCACTTCGCTGGTCACCTTCCTGGTTGGAATCTCTGAGGAGGAATATGCTCGTTTGAATTTGATGCTCTTCATTGCTAGACCTCAAGCTGATAAGCCTCACTGCCAAGAACCAGTTAGGCCAATTGGTATTAGAAACGAACTTAAAttccttctctctttcttataattttattaatgtcTTGTATAAAATCTCTGACTCGTAGGTTCCACCATTTATCCCTTGACACCGGATGCATGTGATGACAAGGGATTATTACCTTTCTGGCCGACCAATTTTGAGGATACATCACGTTTCCGCCTGGTACACAATATcacttttttcttctctctttcttgatTTCATTTATTGGCCTTTTGTCAGtcatttatatgatttattgcTTTTGCAGATGAATGAATCAGAGTTGCAAGGCAACGACTGGATTCGTCTATACTTGGAACTTGCTCTTTGTTCAAATGATAGGAACATTCCCGAAgtaagtttcttcttttcttccatATAGCCAGCCAACAACGAATGAATGTtagctaatgtttttttttttttttttttgaagagcCATCTCTCCCACCTACAGATTGTGAGAGTTGCAATGGAAAAACCTATTGAGCATGTGGATGCCGCAAGTATCATTTTATACATAACGTTTAAAGGCTTGCCCGTGGCTCGGGTTGGTGAGGATGGTGAGCATGTTGAGCGCAGAGTCATAATTAGAACGTTTGAGGATCCATCTACCGGATACTTCACTCTCATGGGTGGGTTTGGGTTCTCGGTCGGCGAAGACACTAGTCAACGCCGCCCTATGACTCGCCCTCAGAGCATTGAAGATATTTGCGCTGAGCAGAGGAGGTTGCACTTTACGCCTCCCCCATGCCCACCCACCTACATGGCTGATTGGTGGAAATGCTAGATCATTGACCTCTATCAGGTCTCTCTGCTATCGATGCTCGATAATAGTAATAGACTTTGTGTTGTTGGTTTCTTTCCTCATAGTTGTTTTTAAGAATTAAAATCCTTGTTGTATCTAGTTTGACTTCAGCTGACAATGAGTATGGAACTCTCTCATGTCTTTGTTTTCTCATTCTGGTTAGCAACTGTCATTCTTGAATCATTTGTCTTTGCCCACAAAACTCCAAATAAAAGCTACAACGGCTGGAGTTTCGTAAAAGAAGCTGACGTTTAGTTATTATCAACACATGTGTGTGCTGTGAGATTTATTGTAAGAAAGTATACTAGGAATACCAATCAAAAACTGTGCGTCTTTCTGAGATCCATTTATTTGCCTAATCTTGAGTTTCTTGGTTCACAAGCAAGCATATTTTCTTAAGCAATCTCCACACGCCACTTCACCATCTTAAGCTACCCATCATCCTGAACATTCAATCTTCAGATCCATCGGTGCTCATGTTGCGTTGGCTACATCCCAGCCAAGTAGATGTGGCAAAAGAGAGTATATTGGTCAACAACGTGTTCAAAATTTGGATCACAATTATAACGTGGTGATTAGTGAGGGCGGTAAAGATCACATTCGTTGTTGGTCTATATATatggaagaaaagaagaaacttgCTTCGGGAATGTTCCTATCATTTGAAAAAAGAGCAAGTTCCAAGTATAGACGAATCCAGTCGTTGCCTTGCAACTCTATTTATAGTAAGAAATAGAAAatgctattttaaatatattcattagaaaaaaaaattttgtttttcggTAAAGATAGCATTcttttatatttagaataagaaatagaaaagacTATTTTAGAGACCAAACAAACTTTAGTCTTTATTTAAGaagaaaatagcaaaatatatttgaaagaaTGTGAAAATGATAAACGGGAGAAGAAATTaagatatcaaaaatatatttcatagaaAGTGCTCTATGAGTGAATTGGTGGGTTTCAAGATTCTCTTATCCACGATGTAATAAGAAATTAAGATAGTAAAGGAGGAGTCCC
This window harbors:
- the LOC130503236 gene encoding UPF0725 protein At3g19520-like, with protein sequence MSSGIPVQDSQEFVRRQMNYWEQVSESGGFDIEHISAPPMGLLTYDCEDKRNLFPNRLLVNLYARLGIYRYNLSKGTNLKFHHLTKFNMTNNCISSYRITLVAYDPVTTSLVTFLVGISEEEYARLNLMLFIARPQADKPHCQEPVRPIGSTIYPLTPDACDDKGLLPFWPTNFEDTSRFRLMNESELQGNDWIRLYLELALCSNDRNIPESHLSHLQIVRVAMEKPIEHVDAASIILYITFKGLPVARVGEDGEHVERRVIIRTFEDPSTGYFTLMGGFGFSVGEDTSQRRPMTRPQSIEDICAEQRRLHFTPPPCPPTYMADWWKC